The Litorilinea aerophila DNA window AGAATGGCCAGGGCCAGTGCCATGAGGGCCAGGCCAGGAGCCATCACCAGCCACCAGCTCCGGTCGGCGATCTGGCGGCCGTAGTGCTGGAATCGAATGAAAATGGGTGAACGGGTAAACATGGTTTTTCTCCTGAATGTCACCTTACTCCCGACGCCCCATCAACAGGGAGGCGTAGTAGAGCAGGGTCATGATGGCCTGCAGCGCCGCCGCCACGTAGGTCAGCGCGGCTGCATCCAGCACGCTGTTAACCCCTTGCAGCTCCTGGGGTGTCAGAATCCCCTGGGAGACCAGCAACTGCTTGGCCCGCCGGCTGGCGTCAAACTCCACCGGCAGGGTCACCAGGGCGAACAGGGCTGTCGCGCCAAAGAGCAACAGGCCGAACCAGGCAATGCTCTGGCCCACCGCACCGGACATGATCAGGCCGATGACGAAGAGGATGGGCCCCAGCCAGCTCCCGATCTGGACGCTGGGCACCATGGCCGTGCGCAGCTGGAGCGGCGCGTAGTTCTGCTGATGCTGCAGGGCATGGCCGGCTTCGTGGGCGGCCACCCCCACCGCCGCCAGGGTCGGACCGTCGTAGACGTCCGGGCTCAGCCGCAGGGTTCGGGTGCGCGGATCATAGTGGTCCGACAGGAACCCGCCGACCCGTTCCACGGTCACATGGGTCAGCCCGTTGGCATCCAAAATACGACGGGCCGCCCGGGCACCGGTTATCCCGGTGGATACCCGAACCCGGGAATAGCGCCCAAAGGCGGATTGGACCTTCATCTGGGCATAGAGGCCCAGAATCAGGGCCGGCAATGCAAAGAGCAGGTAAAGTGGATCGAAGAAAAACATACTTCTTTCTCCTGTTCCCCCGGAACTTGCTGAAATCAGTCACCTAAAATCAGTCACCTAAAGGTGCTGCAATTTTCCCAGTTAACTTTCCTAATTATACGTGCCTACTGTACCACAAGTTGCACCAGATGGGGGTTAGCAGATGATTAGTTTTCTGTTAGCATCTGCCCAGGCTACAGGGCCCCCAGACGGCGGCGCTGTACCATTCGCAACAGGGGAGAAAGCTCCGCGCTCCCCAGGGCCAGGCTGCCACCCAGGTAGACCGCCGCGGCCAGCACCATACCGCCCACGGCCGGCAGCCAGCCGGCAACACCCACGCCCAGTACCGGCCCCAGGCTGTTCATCAGCCGTAGCCAGCCGACCACCGCCGCGGCCATGATCAAGGTTGCACCGCCGCAACGGCCCAGGGTAGCCACCACAGATCGCAGCGCCAGCCCGCCCAGCCGGCGTCGCAGCAGCCCCAGCAGGCAGAGAAACTCCAGCGTCGTGGCGGTGCTGTTGGCCAGGGCCAGGCCCCCGTAGGAGAGATACCGAACCCACCACAGGCTCAACACGATGTTCAGAACCATGGCGGCCACGCCTATCCAGACGGGCGTGGCCGTGTCGTGGAGGGCATAAAAGGCCCGCACCGCGATCTCCACGCCCGCGTGGGCCACCAGCCCCAGGGCGTAAAACTGCAGGGCATAGGCCACCATGGCCGTGCTCCGGGCATCAAACTCCCGCCGCTCCAACAGCAGCTGGATGAGAGGCTGCCGCAGCACGTAGAGCCCGGCCGCCGCCGGAATGGTGAGAAAGAGGACCACCCGCAAAATCTGGCCAAAGGTTTCCCGCAACTCATCTCGGCGGCCAGCAGCCACCTGGGCCGAGAACGTGGGAAAGGCAGCCGTGGCCAGGGCCTGGGCAAAGATCCCCTGGGGCAGAAGCATGAGCAACCAGGCATAGTTCAAGGCGCTTAAGCTGCCCGCCTGGAGGTTGCTGGCCAGAATGGTATTGACCAG harbors:
- a CDS encoding zinc metallopeptidase encodes the protein MFFFDPLYLLFALPALILGLYAQMKVQSAFGRYSRVRVSTGITGARAARRILDANGLTHVTVERVGGFLSDHYDPRTRTLRLSPDVYDGPTLAAVGVAAHEAGHALQHQQNYAPLQLRTAMVPSVQIGSWLGPILFVIGLIMSGAVGQSIAWFGLLLFGATALFALVTLPVEFDASRRAKQLLVSQGILTPQELQGVNSVLDAAALTYVAAALQAIMTLLYYASLLMGRRE
- the murJ gene encoding murein biosynthesis integral membrane protein MurJ codes for the protein MNGELPEHGGTSATVEAGGHSSPGTAVRRGGQLASAALVVMVFFVLSRVAGLAREMVIGARFGTSADLDAYLAAFRVPDLLFQLVAGGALGSAFIPTFASYWVQGDEGGAWLLFSRVLNLLVLCLSLLSALAALFALPLMTHVIAPGFSPAQQQMAAQLMRWMLVSTVVFGVSGLVMGTLNATQHFLLPAAAPLFYNLAIIAGAWWLAPHWGVYGLVAGVVAGAFAHLLVQLPGLWRYQARYRWSLGLADAGVREVLRLMGPRVLGLLFVQLHFLVNTILASNLQAGSLSALNYAWLLMLLPQGIFAQALATAAFPTFSAQVAAGRRDELRETFGQILRVVLFLTIPAAAGLYVLRQPLIQLLLERREFDARSTAMVAYALQFYALGLVAHAGVEIAVRAFYALHDTATPVWIGVAAMVLNIVLSLWWVRYLSYGGLALANSTATTLEFLCLLGLLRRRLGGLALRSVVATLGRCGGATLIMAAAVVGWLRLMNSLGPVLGVGVAGWLPAVGGMVLAAAVYLGGSLALGSAELSPLLRMVQRRRLGAL